Genomic segment of Syntrophorhabdales bacterium:
GTACAATGGCATGTACACATAGCTCATTACGGAGGCGTATATGAAAAAGAGCGGATGGGTGAAAGCAACTATTATTATGCTCGCCTTTTTCTTCCTGATCTGTTACGTGCTTGAGGCGGAATCTATTGCGAGAGTCGGTGGAGGGAGCTCAATGGGCTCGCGGGGATCAAGGTCATACAGTAGCCCCAGCAGGCCCTCACCGGGGCCGTCCCAGTCATATGGCAGTCCTGCTAGGCCTACCCCGCCACCGCAGCAACCCTACCAGCAGCCGGCGGGCGGCGGGTTTTTCAGGGGCATGCTCGGCGGTCTTGCCGGAGGATTTCTCGGCAGTCTGCTTTTCCGAAGCCTTGGATTCGGGGGATTCGGGGGTATGGGTGGCGGCGGGGTCGGTCTCTTTGAGATCATACTCCTCGCGGTGGCACTCTTTCTTGTCTACCGTTTCATGAAAAGAAGGCGGGAAGCGGCCATGAGTGACGCTCACTACCAGAGCGCTGAGACGGCTGCGCCCGGTTATCAACAGTCTTACGGACCTTCATACGGAACTGCTCCGACATACGATGCACCGCCTGCGAGCACAGACCCGGAACAGGGACTGCGCTATATCAGACAGATGGATGCTTACTTTGATGAGCAGAGGTTCCGGGATAGCTGCATGGATTACTTTTTCAAGATCCAGGGCGCATGGACAGGAAGAGATGTCGCGCCGGTCAGGAGCCTGCTCACCGACGAAATGTACAGAAGTATTCAGGCCGACGTCGACAAGCTCAAGTCTGAAAAGAAGTTTAACCGGCTCGAAAATATCGCCGTTCGATCGGTAGATATCACAGAAGCGTGGCAGGAACAGGGCCAGGACTATATCACGGTCCTCTTTTATGCGAACCTTCTTGACTACGTGGTCGACGAAAGCAGCGGTCAGGTTGTCTCGGGAAGCAAGACAGATCCGGTAAAGTTCCAAGAGTACTGGACGTTCA
This window contains:
- a CDS encoding Tim44 domain-containing protein, whose protein sequence is MKKSGWVKATIIMLAFFFLICYVLEAESIARVGGGSSMGSRGSRSYSSPSRPSPGPSQSYGSPARPTPPPQQPYQQPAGGGFFRGMLGGLAGGFLGSLLFRSLGFGGFGGMGGGGVGLFEIILLAVALFLVYRFMKRRREAAMSDAHYQSAETAAPGYQQSYGPSYGTAPTYDAPPASTDPEQGLRYIRQMDAYFDEQRFRDSCMDYFFKIQGAWTGRDVAPVRSLLTDEMYRSIQADVDKLKSEKKFNRLENIAVRSVDITEAWQEQGQDYITVLFYANLLDYVVDESSGQVVSGSKTDPVKFQEYWTFTRNVGSNPWQLSAINQAN